A DNA window from Amycolatopsis sp. DSM 110486 contains the following coding sequences:
- a CDS encoding BTAD domain-containing putative transcriptional regulator encodes MSLGFRLLGNVEVVRGEEPQPIGPAGPRGILVSLLLEAGQPVSLDDLVVRVWGDEAPGSARGMVHSYFTRLRTALAGEHQIVRRGHGYVLDVEPDHVDVHRFRRLVCRARRTEDAEEKVGFYDEALDLWRGEPFAGLDSPWLREFRTALLAEREEVLLARTDLQLELGRHAQVLPTLTSRAEHHPYDERLAGQLMVALHRTGRQADALRHFQKVKTLLAEELGVDPGPALRSAYQAILRDEATVDDRPARPGSADDDPGLPPPVPRQLPAPPRAFTGRDRELEALADAPVSVIVGPGGVGKTCLALRWAHDHAGRYPDGQLFVDLRGFAPSGDRVPPETAVRAFLSALGLKPATVPQDLAAMTGLYRSLVADKRLLVVIDNALDADQVTPLLPGTPQCPVVVTSRNRLTTLVSSHHADLISLDVLDGAAARQLLVSRLGPSRTAAEPAAVTRLADACGGLPLALSIVVGRAQEHPEFALTALADELVDSGSTLNALEIGTDLSIRAVLRTSLAALAGEPAELFTLLGLVPGPDISLDAAASLAGKTYAATRTALRVLERASLVQQHEPGRFRLHDLVRAYARELAQLSRDNEQITSALHRLTCFYLHTLVHAVTLADAGRPPITPVPLPAGCTPVPLRDSTEAKRWVNTEAENIGAVRSVAKEREWHKIVWQLAWGSSSLYATQGDAHHAIGVWRDGLAAAQLLGERSSECLAHRVIAQALTRTGRHEEAVQHVEVALTIAEELGDVSQRVLSLNAWSEISVRAQRTAEAVELSTDAWRLATGLPPAIRAWVGNHLAWALQLERQYESALEISEKALALADEAHMNNIRPALLDTLGTIHLGLGNLDGAIAYLEEALALFGDEMFSIPDTLLTLGAAYEKLGRHDLAVKSLRQAVELYHQQHREHDGQQARRALDELLRKIP; translated from the coding sequence ATGTCTCTCGGCTTCCGGCTCCTGGGCAACGTCGAGGTGGTTCGGGGCGAGGAGCCCCAGCCGATCGGTCCGGCGGGGCCGCGCGGCATCCTGGTGTCGCTGTTGCTCGAGGCCGGTCAGCCGGTCTCGCTCGACGACCTCGTGGTCCGCGTGTGGGGCGACGAAGCACCGGGCAGCGCGCGGGGCATGGTGCACAGCTACTTCACCCGGCTGCGCACGGCGCTGGCGGGTGAACACCAGATCGTGCGCCGGGGCCACGGTTATGTGCTCGACGTCGAGCCCGACCACGTCGACGTGCACCGGTTCCGGCGGCTGGTCTGTCGCGCCCGCCGCACGGAGGACGCCGAGGAGAAGGTCGGGTTCTACGACGAAGCGCTGGACCTGTGGCGGGGCGAACCATTCGCGGGGCTGGACAGCCCGTGGCTGCGGGAGTTCCGCACGGCGTTGCTGGCCGAACGCGAGGAAGTTCTGCTCGCCAGAACGGACCTGCAGCTCGAACTCGGCCGCCACGCGCAGGTGCTGCCGACGCTCACCAGCCGGGCCGAGCACCACCCGTACGACGAACGGCTCGCCGGCCAGCTCATGGTCGCGTTGCACCGCACCGGCCGCCAGGCCGACGCGCTGCGGCACTTCCAGAAGGTGAAGACGCTGCTGGCCGAGGAGCTCGGGGTGGATCCCGGACCCGCGCTGAGGTCCGCGTACCAGGCGATCCTGCGTGACGAGGCCACTGTGGACGATCGACCCGCGCGTCCCGGCTCCGCCGACGACGATCCCGGCCTGCCACCGCCGGTTCCGCGGCAGCTGCCCGCGCCGCCCCGCGCGTTCACCGGGCGCGACCGGGAGCTCGAAGCGCTGGCGGACGCTCCGGTGTCGGTGATCGTCGGCCCCGGCGGGGTCGGCAAGACCTGTCTCGCGCTGCGCTGGGCGCACGACCACGCCGGCCGGTACCCCGACGGGCAGCTGTTCGTGGACCTGCGTGGGTTCGCGCCGTCCGGAGACCGGGTGCCGCCGGAGACCGCCGTGCGCGCGTTCCTCTCCGCGCTCGGGCTGAAGCCGGCGACCGTCCCGCAGGACCTCGCCGCGATGACCGGTCTCTACCGCAGCCTGGTGGCGGACAAACGCCTACTGGTGGTCATCGACAACGCGCTCGACGCCGACCAGGTCACGCCGCTGCTGCCGGGCACCCCGCAGTGTCCGGTGGTGGTCACGAGCCGCAACCGGCTGACCACTTTGGTCTCGAGCCACCACGCCGACCTCATCTCCCTCGACGTCCTCGACGGCGCCGCGGCCCGGCAGCTCCTCGTCTCGCGGCTGGGGCCGTCGCGAACAGCGGCGGAACCCGCCGCCGTCACCCGGCTCGCCGACGCTTGCGGGGGCCTGCCGCTCGCGCTGAGCATCGTCGTCGGCCGGGCGCAGGAGCACCCCGAGTTCGCGCTCACCGCGCTGGCCGACGAGCTCGTCGACTCCGGCTCCACCCTCAACGCGCTGGAGATCGGCACCGACCTCAGCATCCGGGCCGTGCTGCGGACGTCACTGGCGGCGCTCGCGGGCGAGCCCGCGGAACTGTTCACGCTCCTCGGTCTCGTCCCCGGCCCGGACATCTCGCTCGACGCCGCCGCGTCGCTCGCGGGCAAGACCTATGCGGCGACACGGACCGCGCTGCGAGTTCTCGAACGCGCTTCGTTGGTTCAGCAACACGAGCCGGGCCGCTTCCGCCTCCACGACCTGGTTCGTGCGTACGCGCGAGAACTCGCACAGCTTTCGCGTGACAACGAACAAATCACGTCCGCACTCCACCGTCTCACGTGCTTTTACCTCCACACCTTGGTTCACGCGGTCACTCTCGCCGATGCCGGACGTCCGCCCATCACCCCCGTGCCGCTGCCCGCGGGGTGCACCCCCGTGCCGCTGCGCGACAGCACCGAAGCCAAGCGGTGGGTGAACACGGAGGCCGAGAACATCGGCGCCGTCCGGTCGGTGGCGAAAGAGCGCGAGTGGCACAAGATCGTGTGGCAGCTGGCATGGGGCAGCAGTTCGCTCTACGCCACCCAGGGCGACGCGCACCACGCCATCGGCGTCTGGCGCGACGGGCTGGCCGCCGCCCAGCTCCTCGGGGAACGCAGCTCCGAATGCCTGGCCCACCGCGTGATCGCGCAGGCCCTCACCCGCACCGGCCGGCACGAGGAAGCCGTCCAGCACGTCGAGGTGGCGCTGACCATCGCCGAGGAACTCGGGGACGTGTCGCAGCGCGTGCTCAGCCTCAACGCGTGGTCCGAGATCTCCGTGCGGGCGCAGCGGACCGCCGAGGCCGTCGAGCTGAGCACGGACGCGTGGCGGCTGGCCACCGGGCTGCCGCCGGCGATCCGGGCGTGGGTCGGCAACCACCTGGCCTGGGCGTTGCAGCTGGAGCGCCAGTACGAGAGTGCCCTGGAAATCTCGGAAAAGGCCCTCGCGCTGGCCGACGAGGCCCACATGAACAATATCCGTCCGGCCCTTTTGGACACTCTCGGCACCATCCACCTCGGCCTCGGGAACCTGGACGGGGCCATCGCCTACCTCGAGGAGGCGCTGGCGCTGTTCGGGGACGAGATGTTCTCCATCCCGGACACCCTGCTCACGCTCGGCGCGGCCTACGAGAAGCTGGGCCGCCACGACCTCGCGGTGAAGAGCCTGCGCCAAGCGGTGGAGCTCTACCACCAGCAACACCGCGAGCACGACGGGCAGCAGGCCCGGCGCGCACTCGACGAACTCCTGCGGAAGATCCCGTGA
- a CDS encoding TetR/AcrR family transcriptional regulator, whose translation MSRSRKDTTVRRDEILRATVRHIEQAGIHAVRMADVAADLSVSTSLVLYHFKNKEALIAEAFTWAAQRDLEKLAQLIEGVATASERLRTALEWYAPTGQAKGWRLWIEGWSAALREPELRQVGRELDLRWKEALVTIIQDGAHAGEFTAPDPRGAAWRITAFLDGLAVQALVHGGVQNRERMQEWARRHVAHELGLADDAR comes from the coding sequence GTGAGCCGCAGCCGGAAAGACACCACCGTGCGCCGGGACGAGATCCTGCGCGCCACCGTCCGCCACATCGAGCAGGCCGGGATCCACGCCGTGCGAATGGCCGACGTCGCGGCTGACCTGTCGGTGAGCACATCGCTCGTGCTCTACCACTTCAAGAACAAGGAAGCGCTGATCGCGGAGGCCTTCACCTGGGCTGCGCAACGCGATCTCGAAAAGCTGGCGCAACTGATCGAAGGCGTGGCCACCGCGTCCGAACGCCTGCGCACCGCTCTGGAGTGGTACGCGCCGACCGGGCAGGCGAAGGGCTGGCGCCTGTGGATCGAGGGCTGGTCGGCGGCATTGCGAGAACCCGAGCTCCGGCAGGTCGGCCGCGAGCTGGACCTGCGCTGGAAGGAAGCGCTGGTCACGATCATCCAGGACGGCGCGCACGCCGGCGAGTTCACCGCGCCCGACCCGCGTGGCGCGGCGTGGCGGATCACCGCGTTCCTCGACGGCCTCGCCGTGCAAGCCTTGGTGCACGGCGGGGTGCAGAACCGGGAACGGATGCAGGAGTGGGCCCGCCGGCACGTCGCGCACGAGCTGGGTCTCGCCGACGACGCCCGTTGA
- a CDS encoding Glu/Leu/Phe/Val dehydrogenase dimerization domain-containing protein translates to MTAREPHLSITWTDAETGRRGFVVVDRLVRGVASGGLRMREGCTLDEVRGLAAGMTRKEALHYEPGARYIPLGGAKGGLDCSPHDPEARGVLTRFLAAVRAIVERHWTTGEDLGVRQETIDEVVAELGMDSSVQAVYPLLDNADEARARLAKAFSIAVDGVALPELVGGLGVAQAALTAMDRLGLQAAPRRAVVQGFGSMGGATARYLARAGVLVVGIADADGVVANPEGLDVERLLLSRDPLGGLDRTQLRPADRELPPGSWLDVECDVLVPAAVSYCLDETNQHRVTARVVVEAANMPTTAAAEAALASRGVTVIPDFAANSATNAWWWWTLFGDLDADAQQADAKVREAMDRIVTDLLARSETQAVSPRTAAQQVVDRKLAEIELRYPA, encoded by the coding sequence ATGACAGCGCGGGAGCCACACCTCTCGATCACCTGGACCGACGCCGAGACAGGCCGGCGCGGGTTCGTGGTCGTCGACCGCCTGGTCCGCGGTGTCGCGAGCGGCGGGTTGCGCATGCGCGAAGGTTGCACGCTCGACGAGGTACGTGGCCTCGCGGCGGGCATGACCCGCAAAGAAGCCCTGCACTACGAACCCGGCGCCCGCTACATCCCGCTCGGCGGCGCCAAGGGCGGCCTCGACTGCAGCCCGCACGATCCCGAAGCCCGCGGCGTGCTCACGCGGTTCCTGGCGGCGGTGCGCGCGATCGTCGAACGCCACTGGACCACCGGGGAGGACCTGGGCGTGCGGCAGGAGACGATCGACGAGGTCGTGGCGGAGCTCGGCATGGACAGTTCCGTGCAGGCCGTCTATCCCTTGCTGGACAACGCCGACGAGGCGCGCGCCCGGCTGGCGAAGGCGTTTTCGATCGCCGTCGACGGAGTCGCGTTGCCTGAGCTCGTCGGCGGGCTGGGCGTCGCGCAGGCCGCGCTCACGGCGATGGACCGGCTCGGTCTGCAGGCCGCGCCGCGTCGGGCCGTCGTACAGGGCTTCGGTTCGATGGGCGGCGCGACCGCGCGCTACCTGGCCCGGGCCGGCGTCCTCGTCGTGGGCATCGCGGACGCCGACGGCGTCGTGGCGAATCCCGAGGGTCTCGACGTCGAACGTCTCCTGCTCAGCCGCGACCCACTGGGCGGCCTGGACCGCACGCAACTGCGCCCGGCCGACCGCGAGCTCCCGCCGGGCTCCTGGCTCGACGTCGAGTGCGACGTCCTTGTCCCGGCAGCGGTTTCCTACTGCCTCGACGAGACGAACCAGCACCGCGTCACCGCGCGCGTCGTCGTCGAGGCGGCCAACATGCCGACCACGGCCGCGGCCGAGGCCGCACTCGCCTCCCGCGGCGTCACCGTGATTCCCGATTTCGCGGCCAACTCGGCCACCAACGCCTGGTGGTGGTGGACCCTGTTCGGCGACCTCGACGCGGACGCGCAGCAGGCCGACGCCAAGGTCCGCGAGGCGATGGACCGGATCGTCACCGACCTGCTCGCCCGGTCCGAGACCCAGGCAGTCTCCCCCAGGACGGCCGCGCAACAGGTCGTGGACCGCAAGCTGGCCGAGATCGAACTCCGGTATCCGGCCTGA
- a CDS encoding PQQ-binding-like beta-propeller repeat protein, with translation MFRRCAIAAGALLLAACGAAPAAPVAPPFVFPQDSAGVATWTPWPSALHDARHSGASAESGPTHGTIRWQRRLEGATTPGPVVGADGTVYLASNGGVLHALGPVDGHDKWTYDTKNPVGGDLSISPLVLRDGTILLPSGEDLIALSPIGRLLWTREFSSRVTSPVSFDGSRVYVGTGDGTVSAVDTSAGHIVWTVDTGTTSYGSVVTDGHGRVYTTADSSLIALDDLGASARVAWRVDPHDDITEVSAGLAPDGTVLLGTNGRAEWAYHPDGKLAWQASRVITYSSPVVTATGLAYVADHSGQVHVFDVHTGRETTHYGPIGAQIWSSTIVDRTYHLYFGGENGHAYGYNPDGTRLFDIDLGGKVDSYPALTGDGALVIGSRNGLVTAID, from the coding sequence ATGTTCCGACGTTGTGCCATTGCTGCCGGTGCGTTGCTCCTCGCCGCCTGCGGCGCTGCTCCGGCCGCTCCGGTCGCGCCGCCGTTCGTATTTCCGCAGGACTCGGCCGGCGTCGCGACGTGGACGCCGTGGCCCTCGGCGTTGCACGATGCCCGGCATTCGGGCGCCTCGGCGGAGTCGGGACCGACGCACGGCACCATCCGCTGGCAACGCCGTCTCGAGGGCGCCACGACCCCCGGCCCGGTGGTCGGCGCGGACGGCACGGTCTACCTCGCCTCGAACGGTGGCGTTCTCCACGCCCTCGGCCCGGTCGACGGGCACGACAAGTGGACCTACGACACGAAGAACCCCGTGGGCGGTGATCTGTCGATCTCACCCCTCGTCCTCCGCGACGGCACGATCCTCTTGCCCAGCGGTGAGGACCTGATCGCGTTGTCCCCAATCGGGCGTCTACTGTGGACGAGGGAGTTTTCGTCCCGGGTGACGTCCCCGGTTTCCTTCGACGGGAGCCGGGTCTACGTCGGGACCGGCGACGGCACGGTGTCCGCAGTGGACACCTCGGCCGGCCACATCGTCTGGACCGTCGACACCGGAACGACTTCCTACGGATCGGTGGTCACCGACGGCCACGGCCGCGTCTACACCACCGCCGACTCGTCGTTGATCGCCCTCGACGACCTGGGCGCCTCCGCCCGCGTCGCGTGGCGCGTGGACCCCCACGACGACATCACCGAGGTCTCCGCGGGCCTCGCCCCGGACGGCACCGTGCTGCTGGGCACCAACGGCCGCGCCGAATGGGCCTACCACCCGGACGGGAAACTCGCCTGGCAGGCGTCGCGGGTGATCACGTACTCCTCACCCGTGGTCACGGCCACGGGCCTGGCCTACGTCGCCGACCACAGTGGACAGGTCCACGTCTTCGACGTCCACACCGGACGCGAGACCACCCACTACGGCCCCATCGGCGCCCAAATCTGGAGCTCGACCATCGTCGACCGCACCTACCACCTCTACTTCGGCGGCGAGAACGGCCACGCCTACGGGTACAACCCCGACGGCACCCGCCTGTTCGACATCGACCTCGGTGGCAAAGTGGACAGCTACCCGGCCCTCACGGGAGACGGCGCGCTGGTGATCGGCAGCCGCAACGGCCTGGTCACCGCCATCGACTGA
- a CDS encoding response regulator transcription factor: MTSCSPVAARPRRSLTEVTVTVFGPDPLTTEAIRKILGVEAPRTSGDEPPPDVTLVADYRFSTATMRRVHAAAVLAAPIVLLTADVREHSLLSLVSHGVVAVLDRTTTTSADLADAVLSSVNGSAVLSPHLLGNLVAQIRGLQRNVLEPLGYTGPGLSTREVEILRMLAEGVETREIAKTLVYSESTVKKDLASIIGRFNLRNRTQAVAFALRAGVL; encoded by the coding sequence GTGACGTCCTGTTCACCCGTCGCGGCCAGGCCGCGCCGGTCGCTCACCGAAGTCACGGTCACGGTCTTCGGCCCCGACCCACTGACGACCGAAGCGATCCGCAAGATCCTGGGCGTCGAAGCCCCGCGCACTTCGGGCGATGAGCCGCCCCCCGACGTCACACTCGTCGCCGACTACCGCTTCTCCACGGCCACGATGCGCCGCGTCCATGCCGCGGCCGTCCTCGCCGCTCCCATCGTCCTGCTCACCGCCGACGTGCGCGAGCACTCCCTGCTCTCCCTCGTCAGCCACGGCGTCGTCGCCGTCCTCGACCGCACCACGACCACCAGCGCCGACCTCGCCGACGCGGTCCTCTCGAGCGTCAACGGCTCCGCCGTCCTGTCGCCCCACCTGCTCGGCAACCTCGTCGCCCAAATCCGCGGCCTGCAACGCAACGTCCTGGAACCCCTGGGCTACACCGGCCCCGGACTGTCCACCCGCGAAGTCGAGATCCTCCGCATGCTCGCCGAAGGCGTCGAGACGCGCGAGATCGCCAAAACTCTCGTCTACTCGGAGAGCACAGTGAAGAAGGACCTGGCCTCGATCATCGGCCGGTTCAACCTCCGCAACCGCACGCAGGCGGTGGCCTTCGCGCTGCGCGCCGGTGTCCTGTAG
- a CDS encoding serine hydrolase domain-containing protein — protein MPLSSPAPVHGETAEGFEPVAQAFQQNFAERSELGAAVTVVARGRTVVDLWGGWADEERRAPWRRPTLTNLWSSTKGLVALCALQLVESGDLDLDAPVARYWPEFAAAGKAGIPVRWLLSHRSGVTGVAPEHPLQIDDLLDWTKMTLLLSAQEPLFEPGSASGYHALSYGFLVGEVIRRITGQTAGEFFRANVALPLNVDVHIGVIRDDLVRCSTMVEPGAGPERTVAPDRATLAALANPLPLGRTANLTRWRVAEVPAANGHGTAHGLATIYGALADGSERLLRYETIELGRTGQGRCRDLVMGLDNEFGLGFTLGSDQRSFGPNPRAFGHDGFGGSTGFADPESGVGFGYVMNRMGPHPRDDPRKMALVEATYACLARLAQPSVKVR, from the coding sequence ATGCCGCTCTCATCCCCCGCACCCGTCCACGGTGAGACCGCCGAAGGTTTCGAGCCGGTGGCCCAGGCTTTCCAGCAGAACTTCGCCGAGCGGAGCGAGCTGGGCGCGGCCGTCACCGTCGTGGCGCGCGGCCGGACCGTGGTCGACCTGTGGGGTGGCTGGGCGGACGAGGAGCGCCGGGCTCCGTGGCGGCGCCCGACGCTGACCAACCTGTGGTCGAGCACCAAAGGCCTGGTCGCACTGTGTGCCTTGCAGCTCGTGGAAAGCGGCGACCTCGACCTCGACGCGCCGGTCGCCCGCTACTGGCCCGAGTTCGCCGCCGCGGGCAAGGCCGGCATCCCCGTCCGGTGGCTGCTTTCGCACCGCTCCGGGGTCACCGGGGTCGCGCCCGAGCACCCGCTGCAGATCGACGACCTGCTCGACTGGACGAAGATGACCCTGCTCCTGTCCGCTCAGGAACCGTTGTTCGAGCCCGGTTCGGCCAGCGGATATCACGCGCTGTCCTACGGTTTCCTCGTCGGCGAGGTGATCCGCCGGATCACCGGGCAGACCGCCGGCGAGTTCTTCCGCGCCAACGTGGCGTTACCACTCAATGTGGACGTCCACATCGGAGTGATCCGCGACGACCTCGTCCGCTGCTCCACGATGGTCGAACCGGGCGCCGGTCCGGAAAGGACGGTCGCACCGGACCGCGCGACGCTGGCGGCGCTCGCCAACCCGCTTCCCCTTGGCCGCACGGCGAACCTCACCCGCTGGCGCGTCGCCGAGGTGCCGGCGGCGAACGGGCACGGCACGGCCCACGGCCTCGCCACGATCTACGGCGCCCTCGCCGACGGTTCGGAACGGCTCCTGCGGTACGAGACCATCGAGCTCGGCCGCACCGGCCAGGGCCGCTGCCGCGACCTGGTCATGGGGCTGGACAACGAGTTCGGCCTCGGCTTCACGCTCGGCAGCGACCAGCGCAGCTTCGGCCCCAACCCCCGCGCCTTCGGCCACGACGGGTTCGGCGGCTCGACGGGGTTCGCCGACCCGGAGAGCGGCGTCGGCTTCGGGTACGTGATGAACCGGATGGGCCCCCACCCGCGCGACGACCCCCGCAAGATGGCGCTGGTCGAAGCGACCTACGCCTGCCTCGCCCGGCTGGCTCAGCCCTCGGTGAAGGTCCGGTAG
- a CDS encoding LuxR C-terminal-related transcriptional regulator: MEATDTLSATGLRLVLESHAGLVRTRPGARPDVLVFSTPHVNAAAVAQLRALQPSGVAVVLLTAGVEEAALLTLIEHGVVAIVDSKSADGAELAAAVSAAAHQHSVMPQDLLGTLIGLVRRMQRETLGPLGVNSAGLTEREVEVLRLLADGAETAEIARKLTYSESTIKHVLHSLTTRYKLRNRVQAVAFALRAGVL; the protein is encoded by the coding sequence GTGGAAGCCACGGACACCCTCAGTGCCACGGGCCTGCGGCTGGTCCTCGAAAGCCACGCCGGCCTCGTGCGGACGCGCCCCGGCGCGCGTCCCGACGTCCTCGTCTTCTCGACACCGCACGTGAACGCCGCGGCCGTGGCGCAGCTGCGGGCCCTGCAGCCCTCGGGTGTCGCGGTCGTACTGCTCACCGCCGGCGTCGAGGAAGCCGCGCTGCTCACGTTGATCGAGCACGGGGTCGTGGCCATCGTGGACAGCAAATCCGCCGACGGCGCCGAGCTCGCGGCCGCGGTGTCGGCCGCCGCGCACCAGCACAGCGTGATGCCGCAGGACCTGCTGGGGACGCTCATCGGCCTGGTGCGGCGGATGCAGCGCGAAACGCTCGGGCCCCTGGGCGTGAACAGCGCCGGCCTCACCGAGCGTGAGGTCGAGGTGCTGCGGCTCCTGGCCGACGGAGCGGAAACCGCCGAGATCGCCCGGAAGCTGACGTATTCGGAGAGCACGATCAAGCACGTCCTGCACAGTCTCACCACCCGCTACAAGCTCCGCAACCGCGTCCAGGCCGTCGCGTTCGCCCTGCGCGCCGGCGTCTTGTGA
- a CDS encoding peroxiredoxin family protein, translating to MPLLHPGDTFPDLSLTTVDGTVHPLPAELAGHFAVVLFYRGSWCPYCNAQLRAFQRAADTLAELDVKVVALSVDDEATTKDLVAKHKLTFPVGHSADARALHDATGAFVNEDPRYVQSTGFLLDPAGKVLVSVYSSGAIGRLVPEDVIGMMRYLREH from the coding sequence ATGCCCCTGCTCCACCCCGGAGACACCTTCCCCGACCTGTCACTGACCACTGTGGACGGCACCGTCCACCCGCTGCCCGCCGAGCTGGCCGGGCACTTCGCCGTGGTCCTGTTCTACCGCGGCAGCTGGTGCCCGTACTGCAACGCCCAGCTGCGGGCGTTCCAGCGCGCCGCCGACACGTTGGCGGAGCTCGACGTCAAGGTCGTCGCGCTGTCCGTCGACGACGAAGCGACCACAAAGGACCTGGTCGCCAAGCACAAGCTCACCTTCCCGGTCGGCCACAGTGCCGACGCCCGCGCGCTCCACGACGCAACCGGGGCGTTCGTGAACGAGGACCCGCGCTACGTCCAGTCCACGGGCTTCCTGCTCGACCCGGCGGGCAAGGTGCTGGTGAGCGTCTACTCCAGCGGCGCGATCGGGCGGCTCGTGCCCGAGGACGTGATCGGCATGATGCGCTACCTGCGCGAGCACTAG
- a CDS encoding M20/M25/M40 family metallo-hydrolase, giving the protein MEIEQVRHQVEVAWEDRVLPSLAEFVAIPAVSPAYDAQWRERGHLRRAVEHVRGWLEANAPAGSTVDVVELDGVPPLLFAEIPATPGASGEGTALLYGHLDKQPPFDGWSEGLGPWQPVLRGDRLYGRGAVDDGYAAYAALTAVTAVRAGGGEHCRVVLALEAGEESGSPGLPDYLDHLADRLGRVSLVTCLDSGGGDFERLWVTRSLRGILQATLTVAVLQEAVHSGIASGVVPSSFRILRLLLDRLEDPATGRILLPELNAPIPPERVADAQRLAELRPLSTLHPLSLVPGGRPAAGDEAERILNNTWRPTLSVTGAAGLPDVAEAGAVLRASTSLRLSFRLPPTVNAADAAAALERVATTDVPFGASATLTDVMAQDGWCAPEPPAWLSAALESGVFEAPHQFMGLGGGIPFMQMLGQAYPDAAFLVTGAVGAESNMHVPDEWLNIPFARQVTEAVAHVLAAHALQR; this is encoded by the coding sequence GTGGAAATCGAACAGGTGCGACACCAGGTCGAGGTTGCTTGGGAGGACCGGGTGCTGCCGAGCCTCGCGGAGTTCGTGGCGATCCCCGCGGTCTCCCCCGCGTACGACGCGCAATGGCGCGAACGCGGGCACCTGCGCCGCGCGGTCGAGCACGTCCGCGGCTGGCTCGAGGCGAACGCGCCGGCGGGCAGCACCGTCGACGTCGTGGAGCTCGACGGCGTGCCACCACTGTTGTTCGCGGAAATCCCCGCCACGCCGGGAGCGTCGGGCGAGGGCACGGCCCTGCTCTACGGGCACCTCGACAAGCAGCCACCGTTCGACGGCTGGTCCGAAGGACTCGGCCCGTGGCAACCGGTGCTGCGCGGAGACCGGCTCTACGGGCGCGGCGCGGTGGACGACGGTTACGCGGCCTACGCGGCCCTCACCGCCGTCACCGCGGTCCGGGCCGGCGGCGGCGAGCACTGCCGCGTGGTTCTCGCGCTGGAGGCGGGCGAGGAGTCGGGCAGCCCCGGCCTGCCGGACTACCTCGACCACCTGGCGGACCGGCTCGGCCGCGTCAGCCTCGTGACCTGTTTGGACTCCGGCGGCGGTGACTTCGAACGGCTGTGGGTCACGCGGAGCCTGCGCGGGATCCTCCAGGCCACGCTCACCGTCGCTGTGCTTCAAGAAGCCGTGCACTCGGGGATCGCCAGCGGTGTCGTCCCGAGCTCGTTCCGCATCCTGCGGCTGTTGCTCGACCGGCTCGAAGATCCCGCCACCGGCCGGATCCTGCTGCCGGAACTGAACGCGCCGATCCCGCCCGAACGCGTGGCGGACGCGCAGCGGCTGGCCGAGCTGCGTCCACTGTCGACGCTGCACCCGCTTTCCCTGGTCCCCGGCGGCCGGCCGGCCGCCGGGGACGAGGCCGAGCGCATCCTCAACAACACCTGGCGCCCGACGTTGTCGGTCACCGGCGCGGCCGGCCTGCCGGACGTGGCGGAAGCCGGTGCGGTCCTGCGGGCCTCGACGTCGCTGCGGCTCAGCTTCCGCCTGCCGCCCACCGTCAACGCGGCCGACGCGGCGGCCGCGCTCGAACGGGTGGCCACCACCGACGTGCCGTTCGGCGCTTCCGCGACCCTCACCGACGTGATGGCCCAGGACGGCTGGTGCGCCCCCGAGCCGCCGGCGTGGTTGTCCGCCGCGCTCGAATCCGGTGTTTTCGAAGCCCCGCACCAGTTCATGGGCCTGGGCGGTGGGATCCCGTTCATGCAGATGCTCGGACAGGCCTACCCGGACGCGGCTTTCCTCGTCACGGGCGCGGTCGGCGCCGAGTCGAACATGCACGTGCCTGACGAGTGGCTCAACATCCCCTTCGCGCGCCAGGTCACCGAAGCCGTCGCCCACGTGCTCGCGGCGCACGCTCTCCAGCGCTGA
- the gcvH gene encoding glycine cleavage system protein GcvH, whose product MAEVDPEVEYTVTHQWVRRLPDESARIGVSDFAQEELGDIISVSLPSVGAEVVAGEPFGEVESTKSVAEVYAPVSGVVTAVNGLLADSPEVVNDDPYGDGWLVTVDVRAGESKLLGAQDYRTFTEG is encoded by the coding sequence ATGGCCGAAGTGGACCCCGAGGTCGAGTACACCGTCACCCACCAGTGGGTGCGGCGGCTGCCGGACGAATCCGCGCGCATCGGCGTCAGCGACTTCGCGCAGGAGGAGCTGGGCGACATCATCTCCGTGTCCCTGCCGTCGGTCGGCGCCGAGGTCGTGGCGGGCGAGCCGTTCGGCGAGGTCGAGTCGACGAAGAGCGTGGCCGAGGTCTACGCGCCGGTGTCCGGTGTGGTCACCGCGGTCAACGGCCTGCTCGCCGACAGCCCGGAGGTCGTCAACGACGACCCTTACGGTGACGGCTGGCTCGTCACCGTCGACGTGCGGGCCGGGGAGTCGAAGCTGCTGGGCGCGCAGGACTACCGGACCTTCACCGAGGGCTGA